The Musa acuminata AAA Group cultivar baxijiao chromosome BXJ2-2, Cavendish_Baxijiao_AAA, whole genome shotgun sequence genome has a segment encoding these proteins:
- the LOC135584448 gene encoding uncharacterized protein LOC135584448, which yields MSYGSSSIASGAKTAARAFDFGRTHVVRPKGRHLATVVWLHGLGDNGASWSQLLETLPLPNIKWICPTAPTRPVAVFGGFPSTAWFDVGDLSEDGPDDVEGMDASAAHVANLLSTEPADIKLGVGGFSMGAATALYSATCCAHGKYGNGKPYPVNLSVVVGLSGWLPCARSLKRKLEGSQDAARRASSLPILLCHGNGDEVVLYKHGEKSAQVLKSSGFENAALKTYNGLGHYTVPGEMNDVCKFLTTVLGLDGSHS from the exons ATGAGCTACGGAAGCAGCTCGATTGCTTCAG GTGCTAAGACTGCTGCAAGGGCGTTTGACTTTGGAAGGACCCATGTGGTCAGACCTAAGGGGAGGCACCTGGCCACTGTTGTGTGGCTTCATGGCCTAGGTGATAATGGAGCAAG CTGGTCCCAACTCCTGGAAACCCTCCCTCTTCCAAAT ATTAAGTGGATATGCCCAACTGCCCCTACCAGGCCTGTAGCAGTTTTTGGTGGATTTCCTTCAACTGCTT GGTTTGACGTTGGGGATCTGTCAGAGGATGGCCCTGATGATGTTGAAGGAATGGATGCATCAGCTGCACATGTTGCAAATTTATTGTCGACAGAGCCTGCTGATA TCAAACTTGGCGTTGGTGGCTTTAGTATGGGTGCTGCCACTGCCCTGTACTCTGCAACTTGTTGTGCTCATGGAAAATATGGAAATGGCAAGCCCTACCCTGTCAATCTAAGTGTTGTTGTTGGTCTAAGTGGCTGGCTTCCATGCGCGAG gagTCTGAAGAGAAAGTTGGAAGGTTCCCAAGATGCTGCAAGACGAGCTTCATCCTTGCCTATTTTACTTTGCCATGGAAATG GAGATGAAGTGGTGTTATATAAACATGGTGAGAAATCTGCTCAGGTTTTAAAATCAAGTGGATTTGAAAACGCTGCACTCAAAACATACAATGG GCTTGGCCACTATACTGTCCCTGGTGAGATGAATGATGTCTGCAAATTTCTTACCACGGTGCTGGGACTTGACGGATCTCATTCTTAA
- the LOC103976590 gene encoding zinc finger CCCH domain-containing protein 39-like, protein MEPPPPKKRRFVLHPPPQQPPTMIPPVPNMPSSISTMLPPLPPPAIDPNLVFYKTRLCQNFSTRGVCPYGHLCRFAHGPADLREPVPNWQDIAGTHKTKLCRSFAAGACPYGDRCLYSHSHARGSGSAVRPTLPAAPVANASRSNERCVSAHGSAVLKKTPMSVAEAAKDYSEEATRSSTLPRSANSPTHVGTGTPPPPSSEPTLKCFPRLRRIKKLNHIYADWID, encoded by the exons ATGGAGCCTCCCCCGCCAAAGAAACGTCGGTTCGTCTTACACCCACCACCACAACAACCCCCTACCATGATTCCTCCCGTTCCAAACATGCCTTCATCGATCTCTACGATGCtccctccccttcctcctcccgCCATTGACCCAAACCTCGTGTTCTACAAGACTCGACTGTGCCAGAATTTTAGCACCAGGGGCGTCTGCCCCTACGGCCACCTCTGCAGGTTCGCCCACGGACCTGCCGACCTCCGCGAGCCGGTGCCCAACTGGCAGGATATCGCCGGGACGCACAAGACCAAATTGTGCCGGAGCTTTGCCGCCGGTGCCTGCCCTTACGGCGACAGATGCTTGTACTCGCACTCGCATGCACGAGGGAGTGGCTCGGCCGTGAGACCGACGCTGCCTGCAGCGCCTGTAGCCAACGCCAGCCGATCCAACGAGAGATGCGTCTCCGCGCATGGTTCTGCAG TGTTGAAGAAGACTCCGATGAGCGTTGCGGAGGCAGCGAAGGATTATTCGGAAGAGGCTACGAGAAGCAGTACTCTTCCCAGATCTGCAAACTCTCCGACCCACGTTGGGACAGGAACACCACCACCACCCAGCTCAGAACCAACATTGAAGTGTTTCCCAAGGTTGCGGAGGATAAAGAAGCTGAACCATATTTACGCAGACTGGATCGATTGA